The Gemmatimonadaceae bacterium nucleotide sequence TGGCCGCCGGGCCGGCCGTCATGTACCTCACCAACACGATCGCCGGCGGCACGTTCGCGCTGCTGGTCATGCTCCATATCGACGAGCGGCTCACGCTCATCGCGCTGCTGCCGATGACGCTGCTGCCGGTATCGATGCTCTGGCTGGGACGCGCCATCCACGAACGGTTCGAAGCCGTGCAGGAGCAGTTCGGCCAGATGACGACGCGGGCCCAGGAGAACATCTCCGGGGTGCGCGTGGTGCGCGCCTATCGGCAGGAGGGGCCGGAGAGCGAGCGGTTCGCGGCCCTGGGCCAGGACTATCTGCAGAAGCAGATGCGGTTGGCCACGCTGTACGGCGTGATGCACCCGTCGTTCAGTCTGCTCGCCGGCCTGGGCGCCGTGGTGGTGCTGGGGCTGGGCGGCGCGATGACCATCCGCGGCGAGATCACCGTGGGATCGTTCGTCGCTTTCGGCCTGTACCTGGGGATGATCACCTGGCCGCTGATCGCGCTCGGCTTCGTGACCAATCTGTTCCACCGCGGCGCGGCGTCGATGGGGCGGTTGCTCGACGTGCTCGACGCCGAGCCGACGATCGTGTCGCCGGCCGCGCCGCGGCCGCTGCCGGCCGCCGCCACCGGACGGACGATCGAGTTCCGGCGCGTCGGGTTCCATTATCCCGTGGCGGACGACGCCGCGCCCCGTTGGGTGCTGCGCGACGTGAGCTTCACGGTGCCCGCGGGGGCGACGGTGGGAGTGGTGGGTGCCACCGGCAGCGGCAAGAGCGCGCTGCTCGATCTCGTCCCGCGCGTGTTCGACCCGCAGGAAGGCGAGATCCTCATCGACGGCGTGCCGCTCGCCGCGCTCGACCTCGACGCCTGGCGCCGCGAGATCGGCTACGTGCCGCAGGAGAGCTTCCTGTTCAGCGAGTCGATCGGGCGGAACCTCGACTACGGCGCGCCGGACGACGCGTCGCGCGACTGGGCGGCGTCGGTGGCGCAGCTCACGACGACGATCGAGGCCCTCCCCGACGGCTACGACACGATGCTGGGCGAGCGCGGGATCAACCTGTCGGGCGGCCAGAAGCAGCGGGCCGCGCTGGCGCGGGCGCTGGCGCGCAAGCCCACCGTGGTGCTGCTCGACGACGCGCTGAGCGCCGTGGACACGCACACCGAAGCCGAGATCCTGCGCGCGCTGCGCACCACGCTCGCCGGACGCACGGCGCTCATCGCCTCGCACCGCGTGTCGGCCATCCGCGACGCGACGTTCACCGTGGTGCTCGACGAGGGGCGGGTGGTGGAACAGGGCCCGCACGAGCGCCTGATCGCGGCCGGGGGACGCTACTGGTCGCTGCTCAACCGCCAGCAGCTCGAGGAGTCGCTCGACGCGTCCGTCGAGCCGGCGTAGCGGGCATCAGGAACGGAGAGGTTCGGCCGGATGCTCCGGATTGGACGGATGCTCCGGATAAAGATCCGGGGGCTCCGGCGGAGAGATCTTCCCGCCGAAGCCCCCTCTCTTGTTCCGAAGCATCCGTTAAATCGGGAGCATCCTGTAGAAAGCCCTGCGATCCTGATGCCCGCCTGCCGCACCTACATCCGCTTGAGAATGAAGTCGGGCGTCATCTTCTGCAGCGTGCCGGTGAGCACGGTGAGGTAGCCGCTCACGAGTAGCACGCCGACCACGATGAGCAGGACGCCCGACGCCTTGGTGAGCCACGCCAGCCGGGCGCGATTGCGCTGCGCGAACACGATCAGCTCCTCGAGCGCCACCGCCGAGATGAGGAACGGCACCGCGAGGCCCGCCGAGTAGGCGGTGAGCAGGACCGCGCCGCGCCCGGCGTCGCCCGCCGTGGCCGCGAACGTCAGGATCGACCCCAGGATCGGGCCCAGACAGGGCGACCATCCGGCGCCGAACGCCATGCCCACGATCACCGTGCCGAAATAGCCAAGCGGCTTGTTGCGCAGGTGCACCCGCGTGTCCCGGCCCAGGAACGGCAGGTTGAACGCGCCCACCAGGTACAGCCCGAACAGGATGATGATCACCCCGCCCACGCGCGCCACCCATTCGCGGTGCACGAGCAGCAGGCGCCCGAGGGCGCTCGCTGCCACGCCCATGGTCACGAACACGATCGAGAATCCGATCACGAACAGGAAGGCGTGCAGGAGCGCGAACCGCCGCGACGACTGCACGTCCTCCAACGAGATGCCGGTGATGAACGTGAGGTAGCTCGGCACCAGCGGCAGCACGCAGGGCGAGATGAAGCTCACCAGCCCGGCCACGAACGCCACCACGAGGCCGATCTCGTTCCCGGGCGCCATGGCGCTAGCCGGCCGCCGGTTGGTGAGCGAGGACGATGGCGCGGATGTCGTCGCCCGTCATGCGATCCACTTCCTCGGCGTCCTCGGCGCGGCGCTGCACGCCACGCACCACCTGGTCCACCGTCACCAGCGGCGCGTCGGCCTCGGCCTTCACCGACACCTCCCAGCGGCCCCGCTCCGGGCCCTTGAGGGTGTGCCGGTACGACGCGCTGTACACGGTGTATCGCTCGGGAAGCGCGGGCTCCGCTGCGTACGGCGATTCCTCGGCGTCGGCCCCGGCGTCGCCGGCGTTCGCGTCGCCGGCTCCGGCCGCAGGCTCATCCACCGGCGGCGCGGGCTCCGGCATCCGCGCCGCGATCACGGCCACGCCGCTCTCCACGCCCCCCACCCGCCGCGCCGAGAAGAAGTGCACCTCGAAGATGTCGGCGCCCGGCATCTGCTCGGTGAGCGCCAGAATGAATCGCTCGCGCGTCTCGGTGGGAATCATCGCGCTCCCGCGGCCTCGGCCACGGCGGCCACGCGGCGCGCGTCGAGTTCCCGTTCCACGTACAGTCGCATGATGTGCATGAAATCCTGGGCATTGGTGACCACGCCGAACGCCTGGTGCGTGCCGCGATCCTTGAGCTTGCTCACCACGAACTCCGACGAGTCCACGCAGATCGTGGGCAGCTCGCGCATCGTGCCGTCGGGCTCGGTGACGAACGCCGGCAGCATGTTGCCGGTGGCGATCCCGTGCAGCGCCGAGGCGATCAGGATGGCCATCGTGGCCTTGATCGTGTGGCGCCGCATGGCGTCCTGCGCCTTGAGCATGTCGGTGATCACCTCGGGCAGCGGGCCGTCGTCGCGGATGGACGCCGCGAGCACGAACGGCACGTCGTGCAGCACGCAGGCCCGCATGATGCCGTCGGTCACGATCCCCTGCTCCACCGCCGCCCTGATCGAACCCGCCGCGCGCACGCTGTTGATGGCGCGCATGTGCAGCCCATGTCCGCCCTGCGTGGGGATGCCGCCGCCCGTCATGCCGAGCGTGGTGCCGTAGATCGACGCCTCGATGTCGTGCGCGGCCACGGCGTTCCCCGCCAGCAGCGCGGCCACGAACCCGTGTTCGATGAACCACACGAGGTCGGCGCGGGCGCGAGCGTGGACCAGCGCCGGTCCCGCCACCCACACCGGGTATCCGCCCCGGTCGCGCTCCTCGAGCAGGATGCGCGCCATCAGCGCGTAGTCGATGGGCTTCTCGCGCGACACGGCGCTGGACATGAACTGGAACTCGCCTTCCTGCCCGCCCTGCGCCAGCGCGTGCTCGTACACGAAGATCCCTTCGCTCCCGTTCTCGGCGCGGCCCACCGCCACCAACTCGCCCTGTCGCACGCGCCGCATCTCGCGCGCCCACAGCTCGCCCGCCGTGTCGAGCACCAGCGCCGCGTCCATCCGCGGCTCGCGCGGCGAACGCCAGGCGCCGCCGATGCGGGCGTACGTGGGGAGGTTGGTGGTGGAGAAGAACCCGTCCGGCACCACGCC carries:
- a CDS encoding ABC transporter ATP-binding protein, with translation MSDRPTLRRLLPYYRPYRRKMVLGLFLTVVSYAFSTAGPWFLRAAVDDFVSRAPLVKIWLLVGAMLGVALVAGFFRFLMRELLNSVSRWIEYDLRNDLFAKLETLDAAYFARMRTGDLMARLTNDLSAVRMAAGPAVMYLTNTIAGGTFALLVMLHIDERLTLIALLPMTLLPVSMLWLGRAIHERFEAVQEQFGQMTTRAQENISGVRVVRAYRQEGPESERFAALGQDYLQKQMRLATLYGVMHPSFSLLAGLGAVVVLGLGGAMTIRGEITVGSFVAFGLYLGMITWPLIALGFVTNLFHRGAASMGRLLDVLDAEPTIVSPAAPRPLPAAATGRTIEFRRVGFHYPVADDAAPRWVLRDVSFTVPAGATVGVVGATGSGKSALLDLVPRVFDPQEGEILIDGVPLAALDLDAWRREIGYVPQESFLFSESIGRNLDYGAPDDASRDWAASVAQLTTTIEALPDGYDTMLGERGINLSGGQKQRAALARALARKPTVVLLDDALSAVDTHTEAEILRALRTTLAGRTALIASHRVSAIRDATFTVVLDEGRVVEQGPHERLIAAGGRYWSLLNRQQLEESLDASVEPA
- a CDS encoding cytochrome c biogenesis protein CcdA; its protein translation is MAPGNEIGLVVAFVAGLVSFISPCVLPLVPSYLTFITGISLEDVQSSRRFALLHAFLFVIGFSIVFVTMGVAASALGRLLLVHREWVARVGGVIIILFGLYLVGAFNLPFLGRDTRVHLRNKPLGYFGTVIVGMAFGAGWSPCLGPILGSILTFAATAGDAGRGAVLLTAYSAGLAVPFLISAVALEELIVFAQRNRARLAWLTKASGVLLIVVGVLLVSGYLTVLTGTLQKMTPDFILKRM